One genomic window of Tatumella citrea includes the following:
- a CDS encoding YdgH/BhsA/McbA family protein — protein sequence MKFINYAIPALVAGVLSFSAFAAEEVTQDQVDQMKLTSLGTVSVSTTDNATAPMDAHKILSKEADEKGGKYFRVIAGREHGSISAVAEVYK from the coding sequence ATGAAATTTATTAATTATGCAATACCTGCGCTGGTGGCTGGTGTTCTTTCCTTTTCCGCATTCGCTGCAGAAGAAGTGACTCAGGATCAGGTTGATCAGATGAAACTGACGTCGCTGGGGACAGTATCTGTATCAACTACTGATAATGCAACCGCACCTATGGATGCGCATAAAATACTTTCTAAAGAGGCAGATGAAAAAGGCGGGAAATACTTCCGGGTCATCGCCGGACGTGAGCATGGTAGTATCAGCGCTGTTGCTGAAGTGTATAAGTAA
- a CDS encoding putative quinol monooxygenase, which produces MSQVITVTALITAKSGEQQVVAEALKIAEREVQEEPGCEAYVLHQNLANASQFLMLERWTSAQHLTEHEQSPAFKKLGAAIGGRVDIEVIKSVPFAGAGH; this is translated from the coding sequence ATGAGTCAGGTTATTACTGTTACTGCATTAATTACCGCAAAATCGGGTGAACAACAGGTTGTTGCTGAAGCATTGAAAATCGCCGAAAGAGAAGTGCAGGAGGAGCCAGGGTGTGAAGCTTATGTCCTTCATCAGAACCTCGCGAATGCATCACAATTTCTGATGCTAGAGAGATGGACTTCCGCACAGCATCTGACAGAGCATGAGCAGTCACCGGCCTTTAAAAAACTCGGTGCAGCTATTGGTGGTCGTGTTGATATCGAAGTGATTAAATCAGTGCCATTCGCCGGGGCTGGTCACTAA